A DNA window from Rhipicephalus sanguineus isolate Rsan-2018 chromosome 8, BIME_Rsan_1.4, whole genome shotgun sequence contains the following coding sequences:
- the LOC119402274 gene encoding uncharacterized protein LOC119402274 — MDLEQAWYTVSLGSTYTNPSIITGLSLEMSALEYVMQNTRKFLNESLFEPCVSVKRVRQPICERANPFRITWDYYGYPLYTFASISNASKVLTMGELRHTLAIKFLDARHSYGRLRARTAWLLFNVHNARQAMRCPDPPFEVIREFCHALERSSGGRCRD, encoded by the exons ATGGACTTG GAGCAAGCTTGGTACACGGTCTCTCTGGGAAGCACATACACGAATCCGTCGATAATTACGGGCCTCTCCCTCGAAATGTCCGCACTTGAGTACGTCATGCAGAATACAAGAAAATTCCTCAACGAAAGCCTTTTCGAGCCCTGCGTATCCGTGAAGAGAGTACGACAACCG ATTTGTGAACGAGCGAATCCCTTTCGCATCACTTGGGATTATTACGGCTATCCGTTGTATACGTTCGCGAGTATATCAAATGCGTCGAAAGTCCTGACAATGGGCGAGCTGCGCCATACCTTGGCTATAAAG TTCCTCGATGCGAGACATTCTTACGGACGCTTGCGTGCACGTACGGCATGGCTTCTCTTCAATGTGCACAATGCGCGCCAAGCAATGCGATGTCCCGATCCTCCGTTCGAAGTCATCAGAGAGTTTTGCCACGCTCTGGAACGCTCTTCAGGTGGAAGGTGCCGAGACTGA